In Shouchella patagoniensis, the following are encoded in one genomic region:
- a CDS encoding NUDIX hydrolase, whose translation MKKWYGASAICINPQGQLLMVLQGKPAEVKTWSVPSGEREEGETFESCCERETKEETGCIVKAKQLVTIKKQVYPELEIEAEVRYFIVELIDGTIKVNDPDQLIIEAKWQPKAVLEELQLSYPEDLIMLKECLEKM comes from the coding sequence ATGAAAAAGTGGTATGGAGCTTCAGCCATTTGTATTAATCCTCAAGGACAATTGTTAATGGTTTTGCAAGGCAAACCTGCTGAAGTGAAAACGTGGTCTGTCCCTTCAGGTGAGAGGGAAGAAGGAGAGACATTCGAATCATGCTGTGAACGTGAAACGAAAGAAGAGACTGGTTGTATTGTAAAGGCAAAGCAGTTAGTGACGATAAAAAAACAGGTGTATCCAGAATTGGAAATAGAAGCAGAAGTTCGTTATTTCATAGTAGAGCTAATAGACGGTACAATTAAAGTGAATGACCCTGATCAATTAATTATCGAAGCAAAGTGGCAACCAAAGGCAGTGTTGGAGGAATTGCAACTGTCATACCCAGAGGATTTAATTATGCTAAAAGAGTGTTTAGAGAAAATGTAA
- a CDS encoding GNAT family N-acetyltransferase, whose product MIVYKKDQTISAKQLGLLFKRSGINRPYEDTVRLEKMIQTAPLLITAWEEKELIGVARSLTDFVYCCYLSDLAVDKKYQKDGVGKELIRQTQEVIGEACSLILLSAPEAMEYYPKIGFDHADHCFLIKRKW is encoded by the coding sequence GTGATTGTTTATAAAAAGGATCAAACAATTTCAGCAAAGCAGTTAGGTCTTTTATTTAAGAGATCGGGGATTAATCGTCCTTATGAAGATACGGTTCGTTTAGAAAAAATGATTCAAACAGCTCCTTTGCTTATTACAGCATGGGAAGAGAAAGAGCTTATTGGGGTCGCGCGTTCACTTACAGATTTTGTATACTGTTGTTACTTGTCAGATTTGGCTGTTGATAAGAAATATCAAAAAGACGGCGTTGGTAAAGAGTTAATCAGACAAACTCAGGAAGTAATAGGGGAGGCTTGCAGCCTTATTTTGTTATCTGCACCTGAAGCAATGGAGTATTATCCAAAAATCGGATTCGACCATGCCGATCATTGTTTTTTGATAAAACGGAAGTGGTAA
- a CDS encoding alpha/beta fold hydrolase, translating into MPLLDMSIPQLNNYRGRNPRPKDFDQYWENALQELDQIDPEVTFEKADFQTSYAECQHLYFNSVNGARIYAKYVSPIQPKATGQAILLFHGYGGQSHEWTEMLKFAAAGASVFFLDVRGQAGRSEDPGGVKGNTLRGHIIRGIESGSSALFYRSVFLDTVQLARVAQSFPDIDPTRILTSGWSQGGALALVCAALVPEIEKVATVYPFLSDYQRVWEMDCVNDAYKELKEYFRIYDPQHQQEAHFFQTLGYIDIQHLSNRIKAKVMMGTGLMDSSCPPSTQFTIYNKLTCDKRMKIFPDFGHEVLPGMKDHIYQFLFCE; encoded by the coding sequence ATGCCTCTACTCGATATGTCAATACCTCAGCTAAATAACTATAGGGGAAGAAATCCAAGACCAAAAGACTTTGATCAATATTGGGAGAATGCACTGCAGGAGCTAGACCAAATTGACCCAGAGGTGACTTTTGAGAAAGCAGATTTTCAAACGAGTTATGCGGAATGCCAGCATTTATATTTTAATAGTGTAAATGGAGCAAGAATTTATGCGAAATACGTAAGTCCTATCCAACCAAAAGCAACTGGACAGGCAATCCTCTTGTTTCACGGCTATGGAGGACAGTCGCACGAATGGACAGAAATGTTAAAATTTGCAGCGGCGGGAGCAAGTGTGTTTTTCTTAGATGTTCGAGGGCAAGCTGGTCGATCAGAAGATCCCGGTGGTGTTAAAGGAAATACATTACGCGGACATATCATTCGAGGCATTGAAAGTGGCAGCTCTGCTCTTTTTTATCGGAGCGTCTTTCTTGATACTGTGCAGCTTGCGCGAGTCGCACAGTCTTTTCCAGATATTGACCCAACTCGCATTTTGACAAGTGGTTGGTCTCAAGGAGGAGCCTTGGCACTTGTCTGCGCTGCTCTTGTACCCGAAATCGAGAAAGTAGCTACAGTTTATCCTTTTTTAAGTGACTATCAGCGAGTTTGGGAAATGGACTGCGTAAATGATGCGTATAAGGAATTAAAGGAGTATTTTCGGATTTACGATCCACAGCATCAACAAGAAGCTCATTTCTTTCAAACCCTTGGTTATATCGACATTCAACATTTAAGCAATAGGATTAAGGCAAAAGTAATGATGGGGACAGGTTTAATGGATTCGTCGTGTCCCCCATCTACTCAATTCACAATCTATAACAAGTTAACTTGTGATAAGCGAATGAAAATCTTTCCTGACTTTGGTCATGAGGTATTACCTGGAATGAAGGATCATATCTATCAATTTCTTTTCTGTGAATAA
- a CDS encoding GNAT family N-acetyltransferase — MEIRQLRDSDYKQVRAIMNDWWGGRQMADMLPKLFFTHFSSTSLIVEQNNKLIGFLIGFYSQTKANEAYIHFVGVAPHYRKQQLGKKMYTHFFNQAIEDGINTVTCITSPVNRTSIEYHKKMGFELVNGDKEIDGVTVHKDYDGVGKDRVLFLKRLDKKEEYRNKQQKDKEE, encoded by the coding sequence ATGGAGATACGTCAGCTAAGGGATTCTGATTATAAACAGGTTCGCGCAATTATGAATGACTGGTGGGGCGGGCGCCAGATGGCAGATATGCTGCCGAAATTGTTTTTTACACATTTTTCATCTACTAGTTTGATTGTAGAGCAGAATAATAAACTAATTGGATTCTTAATTGGATTTTATTCTCAAACGAAAGCGAACGAAGCCTATATTCATTTTGTGGGTGTTGCTCCTCATTATCGAAAGCAACAGCTTGGAAAAAAGATGTATACGCATTTTTTTAATCAAGCCATAGAAGATGGGATAAACACCGTAACGTGTATAACGTCACCAGTTAATCGTACATCTATTGAATATCATAAGAAAATGGGGTTTGAACTAGTAAACGGAGATAAGGAAATTGATGGTGTAACCGTACATAAAGATTATGACGGAGTAGGTAAAGATCGGGTGCTCTTTCTAAAGAGACTTGATAAAAAAGAAGAATATAGGAATAAGCAGCAAAAAGATAAGGAGGAATAG
- a CDS encoding AraC family transcriptional regulator, giving the protein MEFTFKEKDSHNQHDLTRNFTIEEFMYPYMKTEFEVFGMHIRQVNGNWTYPLHAHPIYEMNFLIEGEQHFTLGDQLLEQRKGDLILIRPGESHGSKAVNQLGFTYACIHFNIDDKLFLPYLNETEKTLFATDSEVMAKLMPYLERIIQMIKQGERGLTYKLRMQAALIEMLSVLVVALTETKQQHLSGRTIELAYKIAKKMEDKMASSFENRLLNEQSWTIETIAKELNISPSYCNKLFKQVYHMSPRKYLSLKKINHAKALLLESSLTIEYVGEQVGYYDSAHFSRQFKRWTGLSPTQYRKNQR; this is encoded by the coding sequence ATGGAGTTTACGTTTAAAGAAAAAGATTCTCATAATCAACATGACTTAACAAGAAACTTCACTATCGAAGAATTTATGTATCCGTACATGAAAACAGAATTTGAAGTTTTCGGTATGCACATTCGGCAAGTGAATGGGAACTGGACCTACCCTCTACATGCGCATCCAATCTATGAAATGAATTTTTTGATAGAAGGAGAACAGCATTTTACGCTAGGCGATCAACTTTTAGAACAAAGGAAAGGGGATTTAATTTTAATTAGACCAGGAGAGTCTCATGGGAGTAAAGCCGTTAATCAATTAGGTTTCACGTATGCCTGTATTCATTTTAATATTGATGACAAACTCTTTTTGCCTTATTTAAATGAAACGGAAAAAACGTTATTCGCAACTGATAGTGAAGTTATGGCTAAATTAATGCCTTATTTAGAGCGAATCATTCAAATGATAAAACAAGGCGAGCGAGGTCTCACCTATAAATTGCGAATGCAGGCGGCTCTTATTGAAATGTTATCCGTACTCGTTGTGGCGTTAACGGAAACCAAACAACAGCATCTATCAGGGCGGACAATTGAACTCGCTTATAAGATTGCAAAGAAAATGGAAGATAAGATGGCTAGTTCATTTGAAAACAGGCTATTAAATGAACAGTCATGGACGATTGAAACAATCGCTAAAGAGTTAAACATAAGCCCATCTTATTGTAATAAATTATTTAAGCAAGTATACCATATGTCCCCAAGAAAATATCTTTCCTTAAAGAAAATCAACCATGCAAAAGCGCTTTTGCTGGAATCAAGTTTAACGATTGAATACGTCGGCGAACAAGTTGGGTATTATGATTCTGCTCATTTTAGTAGGCAGTTTAAAAGGTGGACAGGTTTGTCGCCGACTCAATATCGCAAAAATCAACGCTAA